DNA from Eucalyptus grandis isolate ANBG69807.140 chromosome 5, ASM1654582v1, whole genome shotgun sequence:
GGGATGCTTCAACATGTGAGTATTTTTGCAATTGTTGATATGTGAAGTTGGTTTTGGTTGTGCTGTGAGTTGATGTTTGACTTGTGGGGACAATGTGTTTAAATGCAGAACGACTGTTTTCAGCCACTCTCAAACTGTGGTGGTTTGCGGCAACTGCCAGACGGTCTTGTGCCAGCCAACCGGTGGGCGTGCTAGGCTCACGGAGGGTTGCTCTTTCAGGAGAAAGGGCGATTGAGAAATGTTTAGATCCAATTTTCTATTAGCTGCTACGAGTTGAGGagcttcaaaatttctttttgggaaaagaACTGGTCTTTACTTATTCCATCTagcatctttcttcttttggatcgACATGTCCTTGATGACAGTTCCTTTTCTTCCCCTTATATATGTTATGATGGATTGGAGTGTTCTTTTTTGAGATTAAGATTTTGGTTCCGTTAGTAAATTCGCAGTTACTTTTTGCTTGATGGCTATGTGGAAGTCTTGAGTCACCATGCAAAGATCTCTTCTGCTGCGAGCTTGTACATGCCACTGCTTAGTGATGTCTTATACACCATGTGTTGAAAGATCTCGAGTTAATTAGCTTTTGTCTGCTTACATCCTAGTTTGCCCTTTTTGGCTTGTATGGAGTGCTTAAAATCCTGAGGCTCCTGATCTTTTATTTAGCGATCTTCCTATCCTGTCTTATATGCCATGTGTTGAAAGATCTCGAGTTAATTAGCTTTTGTCTGCTTACATCCTAGTTTGCCCTTTTTGGCTTGTATGCGTTGCTTAAAATCCTGAGGCTCCTGATCTTTTATTTAGCGGTCTTCTTATCATGTTGATCTCTTAAAATTTTTCGATGCCCTGGAGATACTCGATTGTGGGGGACATTTCAGAAAGTGTCAAGTTACCTATAGGTCTCAAGTAAAAACACCAGATCACACCGTATACTCGGATCTGTTGAGGATACCTTAATATGTGGGGTGCGATACTGTCGGAAGAACTTCGTGTTTAATGTGCTGATACTTCATCTTTGCTATGTTGTCAACAGTGCATACTAGATCGGCCTCTGAATGTCTTCTAGAAAACAATATCAAGGAATGTGTGTTGGGGACAAATGCCTGTTttgaaagttgtagaggacgCTGAGCTGTGCCTCTGTTCTTTTCATTAGTTATCATTGTTTAGTTGAGTGAGGTTGTTGCCGAAGAATATTAGGTTAGGCTTGTCATGATAGTTGAGCTCGGGCACTCAGCCGTGGAATAGCATCTTGGTCCTTTTCGAGGAAAACCTATGACGGAAGAGTACTTTCTACGTTGGCTCTGGACCTGCATTTTTCCAGTTGTTTTCACGTATTATGCCTGTTATATCATTGTGATGTTGAGATGGGtttttgcaattgaaatttgaattGACACTTTCGGAACGTTTCTTTCGAAAGTGAAGCCTGATCAAAACCGGATTGTAACTCAATCTTGATTAATGTTAGTGTAACAAATTGGCGAGATGCACGAGGAAAATGGGCAATCGGCCTGGCTGGAAGGCGGCGGATGCCCTACTTCGACCGTGTGTAGAACCGATATGAATAGCTTAATTCTAAAGGAACGTGATACGCCGATATGAATCGATTCATTCTAAAGAAACATGTGATGGAGATGTTGCGTCCGTATGATCGCTTCTCTTTTTGACCGCGATTTCCGGCAAAATGAGCTCGCACACCCTTTTGAAGTGTCGTTTTCTACACCAAGCATCTCAACACTTCAATGTAAAACCTTTGCTTATAAACGAAGCAATTCCAAACACAGCCAGCCTGGTTTTGGCTCGGTTCCTGCTGACTCAAACCCGGGTCATCGAAACCTTCATTGACAAATGAGGCGTGGGGTCCGAACGTCGCGAGCCCGGTTTCGGCTCGGGTCCGACGGTCTCGAACCCGGCTCGGTCCGATTCCCAACGCCTCCTGGGTCAAGGATAAGCTCGATCGAGCTGGAGCCGGTTGCGGTTGACCTCCGGAACATCGTTCGAGCAGGTGTAAATGTAATGACATCGAATGTCATATTCGACCCTATCCGATCCTTCGCTTTCGTCCCCGTCCCGACCTGGTCACACGCCATAATAGTATAATAccatcctttctctctcttcccttaacGCCAGTTTTAGCGAAAACGTCAAGAAGAGAAAACCGAACAGGAACgagctaaaataaaaatcgaaactttacgaagcaagaaaacaagaaaatcaagaaactgATAAAGAAACGAAGCAGCCACCATGAGCACCCCGAAGAAGCAGCACCCATCATCGCCGGACGCCGCCGTCGTGATCCAGCCGCCGTCCCCGCGCCACCCGCCGCCGGGGACGCCGACCGCCGGGGCCCAGCGCAAGATCGGGATCGCCGTCGACCTCAGCGAGGAGAGCGCCTACGCCGTCCGGTGGGCCGTCCAGAACTACCTCCGCCCCGGGGACGCCGTCATCCTCGTCCACGTCAGCCCCACCGACGTCCTCTACGGCGCCGACTGGGGCTCCATCGACCTCTCCGTCGGCGACGACGACGGGGAGGCGGGGGAGGAGTGCCAGAAGCGGAGGCTGGAGGACGAGTACTACGCGTTCACGACGGCCAAGGCCAACGATCTGGCGCAGCCCCTGGTGGACGCGCAGGTGCCCTTCAAGATCCACATAGTGAAGGACCACGACATGAAGGAGAGGCTGTGCCTGGAGGTGGAGCGGCTCGGCCTGAGCGCCGTCGTGCTGGGGAGCCGCGGGTTCGGCGCGGTGGCGCGGAAGAACGCCAAGGGGAGGCTCGGGAGCGTCAGCGATTACTGCGTGCATCACTGTGTTTGCCCTGTGATTGTTGTCAGGGACAAGGACAAGAATGGCGGTGGCGGCAGTAAGATGGGCAGCCCGGCATCTCGGGGCGGTCGCTACGGGGCGGGCCCGGCGGTGCCCGAGG
Protein-coding regions in this window:
- the LOC104445502 gene encoding universal stress protein PHOS32, which encodes MSTPKKQHPSSPDAAVVIQPPSPRHPPPGTPTAGAQRKIGIAVDLSEESAYAVRWAVQNYLRPGDAVILVHVSPTDVLYGADWGSIDLSVGDDDGEAGEECQKRRLEDEYYAFTTAKANDLAQPLVDAQVPFKIHIVKDHDMKERLCLEVERLGLSAVVLGSRGFGAVARKNAKGRLGSVSDYCVHHCVCPVIVVRDKDKNGGGGSKMGSPASRGGRYGAGPAVPEEDLEYHDACDKQSEMDKAA
- the LOC104445503 gene encoding 40S ribosomal protein S27-2, translating into MVLQNDIDLLNPPAELEKRKHKLKRLVQSPNSFFMDVKCQGCFNITTVFSHSQTVVVCGNCQTVLCQPTGGRARLTEGCSFRRKGD